A single genomic interval of Lathyrus oleraceus cultivar Zhongwan6 chromosome 7, CAAS_Psat_ZW6_1.0, whole genome shotgun sequence harbors:
- the LOC127104249 gene encoding sm-like protein LSM3B gives MSGTEEESAVKEPLDLIRLSLDERIYVKLRSDRELRGKLHAYDQHLNMILGDVEEIVTTVEIDDETYEEIVRTTKRTVPFLFVRGDGVILVSPPLRTA, from the exons ATGTCGGGAACAGAGGAAGAAAGCGCGGTGAAGGAGCCTTTGGATCTCATAAGGCTCAGTCTCGACGAACGTATCTATGTCAAACTTCGTTCTGATAGAGAGCTTCGTGGAAAACTTCAT GCTTATGACCAGCATCTTAATATGATTCTTGGTGATGTTGAGGAAATTGTTACCACTGTTGAAATTGATGATGAGACTTATGAAGAAATTGTCAGG ACTACAAAGCGGACAGTTCCATTCCTATTTGTCAGGGGAGATGGGGTGATATTGGTTTCCCCACCACTGAGGACTGCATAA